The proteins below come from a single Triticum aestivum cultivar Chinese Spring chromosome 5D, IWGSC CS RefSeq v2.1, whole genome shotgun sequence genomic window:
- the LOC123120687 gene encoding uncharacterized protein has product MSAPGISVADDIQIMDGVLLHRYLKQTAHSADMMLVPMVAKKQDIWIQSFQRHVLMQDAACAACVSRSFLGYWRCYPNLTFTNETMCPKENLKTAGSNVIRDYNNQIDRVLTNRSSADGVAKLKLDYHVPPDGAESGGIRVPSVQFHCFGAPEACERVQVSFGESKVKKVELVQSRAISYATDNLPSRVPNLETLTICSTCEIVNSPMASGKFLHLKFLSILLMSGSNFDKDYDYLSLVPVFQASPSLETFRLFVWEHSMYHWFEGDPASLRRLPQHCHGNLKSVKIIGFFPQKRMIELACHLLENATSLESLTVDASPANYRCSGKGRKCCPLKATAIVKARKSILAVKKYIKGNVPSTVKLNVPKPCQRCHRF; this is encoded by the exons ATGTCCGCACCGGGGATCTCAGTAGCTGATGATATCCAG ATT ATGGATGGAGTGCTGCTTCATCGGTATCTAAAGCAGACAGCCCACTCTGCCGACATGATGTTAGTTCCCATGGTGGCAAAGAAGCAAGATATCTGGATCCAGTCCTTCCAGAGGCATGTTCTG ATGCAAGACGCTGCCTGTGCCGCCTGTGTTTCTCGCTCCTTCCTAGGCTACTGGAGATGCTACCCCAATCTCACCTTCACCAATGAAACAATGTGCCCTAAAGAAAATCTAAAGACAGCGGGATCAAATGTTATAAGAGACTACAACAACCAAATCGACCGTGTTCTGACGAACCGCTCGAGCGCTGATGGTGTGGCGAAACTCAAGCTTGACTACCATGTTCCTCCTGATGGCGCTGAATC GGGAGGAATTAGGGTGCCTTCTGTCCAGTTCCATTGCTTTGGAGCACCTGAAGCTT GTGAACGGGTGCAAGTCTCATTTGGAGAGTCGAAAGTGAAGAAAGTGGAGTTGGTGCAGAGCCGTGCCATCAGTTATGCTACTGACAACCTTCCTTCACGTGTGCCGAATCTCGAGACTCTTACCATATGTTCTACTTGTGAG ATAGTCAATTCTCCAATGGCATCCGGCAAATTCCTCCACCTCAAGTTCTTGAGTATTCTTCTTATGAGTGGATCTAATTTTGACAAGGACTACGATTATTTATCGTTGGTTCCTGTTTTCCAAGCATCTCCTTCCCTGGAGACATTTCGCTTGTTT GTATGGGAACACTCCATGTATCACTGGTTTGAGGGAGATCCTGCCTCTCTTAGGCGACTGCCACAACACTGCCATGGGAACCTCAAGAGTGTGAAGATCATTGGTTTCTTCCCCCAAAAGAGAATGATTGAGCTGGCATGCCATCTTCTCGAGAATGCAACATCACTTGAGTCCCTTACAGTGGATGCTAGTCCTGCTAATTACCGGTGTTCTGGCAAGGGCAGGAAATGCTGTCCCCTGAAAGCTACAGCTATAGTGAAGGCACGTAAATCAATCTTGGCTGTGAAAAAATACATCAAGGGGAATGTTCCCTCTACAGTCAAGTTAAATGTTCCGAAGCCTTGCCAACGATGCCATCGCTTTTAG